Proteins encoded together in one Vigna angularis cultivar LongXiaoDou No.4 chromosome 5, ASM1680809v1, whole genome shotgun sequence window:
- the LOC108340769 gene encoding uncharacterized protein LOC108340769 isoform X1, whose translation MEWVKMKECAREFMVGVAEMTVEFGKGCRDIVKQSLVNEDSFIVKNLGRDSYIGKRLRGPCAKLFAKLSFFNEYLPEDKDPLHAWSVIFFVFLLAFLALYVNFERDPDAPPVKQVFLHPPSASRVVLPDGRYMAYKEQGVSSHRARFSIIAPHSFLSSRLAGIPGVKDSLLEEFGIRLLTYDIPGFGESDPHPKRNLESSATDMAFLADALGVNKFWVVGYSSGSMHAWAALRYIPDRLAGAAMFAPMVNPYDPTVTKEERRRTWNKWTRRRKFLYFLARRFPRFLAFFYQRSFLSGKHGQIDKWLSLSLGSRDKALMEDPIYEEFWQRDVEESTRQRDVKPFVEEAALQVTNWGFSLSDLKLQKRKPTSELLSWLKSMFTETEEYTGFLGPIHIWQGMDDKVVPPSMTDFVHRVLPGAAVHKLPYEGHFTYIYFCHECHRQIFTTLFGTPQGPLSIPVNVNQATLEANIEQQEGVNDDDYATN comes from the exons ATGGAGTGGGTGAAGATGAAGGAGTGCGCTAGGGAGTTCATGGTTGGGGTGGCGGAGATGACGGTGGAGTTCGGAAAAGGTTGCAGAGACATAGTCAAGCAGAGTTTGGTCAATGAAGATTCATTTATTGTCAAAAACTTAGGGAGAGATTCCTACATTGGAAAAAGACTCAGAGGACCCTGTGCCAAGCTTTTTGCCAAATTGAGCTTCTTCAACGAGTATTTGCCCGAGGATAAGGATCCTCTTCACGCTTGGTCCGTCATTTTCTTCGTTTTCCTTCTCGCCTTCTTAG cTTTGTATGTGAATTTTGAGCGTGATCCGGACGCGCCGCCGGTGAAGCAGGTGTTTCTGCATCCTCCTAGTGCTTCTCGCGTTGTGCTTCCTGACGGACGGTATATGGCGTATAAGGAGCAAGGTGTTTCGTCTCACAGAGCTAGGTTTTCCATCATTGCTCCTCATAGTTTTCTTTCCTCCCGGCTTGCAg GAATTCCTGGAGTTAAAGATTCTCTGCTGGAAGAGTTTGGTATTCGTTTGTTGACGTATGATATTCCTGGTTTTGGTGAGAGTGATCCTCACCCCAAGCGGAACCTGGAATCCTCGGCAACAGATATGGCATTTTTAGCGGATGCTCTCGGTGTGAACAAGTTTTGGGTTGTTGGTTATTCAAGCGGCAGTATGCATGCTTGGGCTGCACTTAGATACATTCCTGATAGGCTTGCTG GTGCGGCCATGTTTGCTCCCATGGTGAACCCATATGATCCTACGGTGACGAAGGAAGAGAGACGAAGAACTTGGAACAAATGGACACGGAGAAGAAAATTCTTGTACTTCTTAGCCCGGAGGTTTCCTAGATTTCTAGCCTTCTTCTATCAGCGAAGCTTCTTGTCTGGAAAGCATGGACAGATTGATAAGTGGCTGTCATTGTCTCTGGGAAGTAGG GATAAAGCACTGATGGAAGATCCAATTTATGAGGAATTCTGGCAAAGGGATGTGGAGGAATCAACCAGACAAAGAGATGTGAAACCTTTTGTGGAGGAAGCTGCTTTGCAGGTTACAAATTGGGGTTTCAGCCTTTCAGACCTCAAGTTGCAGAAGAGGAAACCGACTAGTGAGTTACTCAGTTGGCTGAAATCAATGTTCACTGAAACTGAGGAATATACAGGATTTCTTGGCCCTATACATATATGGCAA GGAATGGATGATAAAGTGGTTCCCCCATCAATGACTGATTTTGTGCACCGCGTGCTACCCGGAGCCGCAGTACATAAACTCCCATATGAAGGCCATTTCACTTATATATACTTTTGTCATGAATGCCACCGGCAGATATTTACTACACTCTTCGGAACCCCACAAGGTCCACTCAGCATTCCTGTAAATGTAAATCAAGCCACCCTAGAAGCCAATATTGAACAGCAGGAAGGAGTAAACGATGATGATTATGCTACAAACTAG
- the LOC108340769 gene encoding uncharacterized protein LOC108340769 isoform X2 produces MEWVKMKECAREFMVGVAEMTVEFGKGCRDIVKQSLVNEDSFIVKNLGRDSYIGKRLRGPCAKLFAKLSFFNEYLPEDKDPLHAWSVIFFVFLLAFLALYVNFERDPDAPPVKQVFLHPPSASRVVLPDGRYMAYKEQGVSSHRARFSIIAPHSFLSSRLAGIPGVKDSLLEEFGIRLLTYDIPGFGESDPHPKRNLESSATDMAFLADALGVNKFWVVGYSSGSMHAWAALRYIPDRLAGAAMFAPMVNPYDPTVTKEERRRTWNKWTRRRKFLYFLARRFPRFLAFFYQRSFLSGKHGQIDKWLSLSLGSRDKALMEDPIYEEFWQRDVEESTRQRDVKPFVEEAALQVTNWGFSLSDLKLQKRKPTSELLSWLKSMFTETEEYTGFLGPIHIWEWMIKWFPHQ; encoded by the exons ATGGAGTGGGTGAAGATGAAGGAGTGCGCTAGGGAGTTCATGGTTGGGGTGGCGGAGATGACGGTGGAGTTCGGAAAAGGTTGCAGAGACATAGTCAAGCAGAGTTTGGTCAATGAAGATTCATTTATTGTCAAAAACTTAGGGAGAGATTCCTACATTGGAAAAAGACTCAGAGGACCCTGTGCCAAGCTTTTTGCCAAATTGAGCTTCTTCAACGAGTATTTGCCCGAGGATAAGGATCCTCTTCACGCTTGGTCCGTCATTTTCTTCGTTTTCCTTCTCGCCTTCTTAG cTTTGTATGTGAATTTTGAGCGTGATCCGGACGCGCCGCCGGTGAAGCAGGTGTTTCTGCATCCTCCTAGTGCTTCTCGCGTTGTGCTTCCTGACGGACGGTATATGGCGTATAAGGAGCAAGGTGTTTCGTCTCACAGAGCTAGGTTTTCCATCATTGCTCCTCATAGTTTTCTTTCCTCCCGGCTTGCAg GAATTCCTGGAGTTAAAGATTCTCTGCTGGAAGAGTTTGGTATTCGTTTGTTGACGTATGATATTCCTGGTTTTGGTGAGAGTGATCCTCACCCCAAGCGGAACCTGGAATCCTCGGCAACAGATATGGCATTTTTAGCGGATGCTCTCGGTGTGAACAAGTTTTGGGTTGTTGGTTATTCAAGCGGCAGTATGCATGCTTGGGCTGCACTTAGATACATTCCTGATAGGCTTGCTG GTGCGGCCATGTTTGCTCCCATGGTGAACCCATATGATCCTACGGTGACGAAGGAAGAGAGACGAAGAACTTGGAACAAATGGACACGGAGAAGAAAATTCTTGTACTTCTTAGCCCGGAGGTTTCCTAGATTTCTAGCCTTCTTCTATCAGCGAAGCTTCTTGTCTGGAAAGCATGGACAGATTGATAAGTGGCTGTCATTGTCTCTGGGAAGTAGG GATAAAGCACTGATGGAAGATCCAATTTATGAGGAATTCTGGCAAAGGGATGTGGAGGAATCAACCAGACAAAGAGATGTGAAACCTTTTGTGGAGGAAGCTGCTTTGCAGGTTACAAATTGGGGTTTCAGCCTTTCAGACCTCAAGTTGCAGAAGAGGAAACCGACTAGTGAGTTACTCAGTTGGCTGAAATCAATGTTCACTGAAACTGAGGAATATACAGGATTTCTTGGCCCTATACATATATG GGAATGGATGATAAAGTGGTTCCCCCATCAATGA
- the LOC108339440 gene encoding flavonol 3-O-glucosyltransferase UGT76E12-like, with translation MTEPVVVSVSSCVLEWIFWASGRLSGNVSTGTMVFVLRLITAIGDIWDSSRCFLCHSSSSFLCSPSSSLCKSHSSSSLRPLLFRLPCGPLPLSREPLLPPLASASSMLPTSSSPCNRLRLRLTRSASASVVASLSSRLRLGLVRPVPVVEPLAWHPVQPAPKPSTPVNEAVARPFDALLLPLGGEFPTAATPFLRVEGKRLIVRDWTPQLEILSHPSTGGFMGYCEWNSCLESISLGVPMATWPMHSDQLRNAILVTEVLKVGLVVKDWSQRKSLVSASIVENGVRRLMERREGDEMRESSESEKGLLE, from the exons ATGACGGAGCCGGTTGTCGTTAGCGTTAGTAGCTGCGTTTTGGAGTGGATCTTTTGGGCCAGTGGGCGTCTCAGTGGCAATGTCTCTACGGGGACTATGGTTTTCGTCCTCCGACTTATCACTGCGATTGGGGATATTTGGGATT CCTCGCGTTGCTTCCTTtgtcattcttcttcttctttcttgtgttctccttcttcttccttgtgCAAGAGCCATTCTTCATCTTCCTTGAGGCCATTGTTGTTTCGTCTTCCTTGCGGGCCATTGCCATTGTCGCGCGAGCCATTGTTGCCGCCTCTCGCCTCTGCCTCATCGATGTTGCCAACATCTTCGTCACCGTGCAATCGCCTCCGCCTCCGCCTCACTCGTAGCGCCTCTGCCTCTGTTGTCGCGTCTTTGTCGTCGCGCCTCCGCCTAGG CCTGGTGCGGCCCGTGCCAGTGGTGGAGCCGCTGGCCTGGCACCCGGTCCAGCCTGCTCCCAAGCCCTCAACCCCCGTGAATGAAGCCGTGGCGAGACCGTTCGACGCGCTGTTGTTGCCCTTGGGCGGCGAGTTTCCTACTGCAGCAACACCATTTCTGAG AGTGGAAGGCAAGAGGCTGATTGTGAGGGATTGGACACCCCAATTGGAGATTCTGAGTCACCCTTCAACAGGAGGGTTTATGGGTTATTGTGAATGGAACTCGTGCTTAGAGAGCATATCCCTGGGGGTGCCAATGGCAACATGGCCAATGCACTCGGACCAGCTGAGAAACGCAATTTTGGTCACAGAGGTTCTGAAGGTTGGATTGGTTGTGAAGGATTGGTCACAGAGGAAGTCGTTGGTGAGTGCTTCAATTGTGGAGAATGGTGTGAGAAGGTTGATGGAAAGAAGGGAAGGTGATGAGATGAGAGAGAGCAGTGAATCTGAGAAAGGCCTTcttgagtaa